A stretch of the Vicinamibacterales bacterium genome encodes the following:
- a CDS encoding polymorphic toxin type 46 domain-containing protein, translating to MDQRDYWRGVARNFYAVFCPDKTDELEYIDYNYPVRELRIEKGARLWGHKDPRVSPYRGTFFCPTGTPREILGVHGAGNLQTHSRVTDKVLNQYEVLVTVPHALLSLCASGVDTWSERGRLIAVGGGGWQYKILRPWNYMRSTTPFPQR from the coding sequence ATGGATCAGCGTGACTACTGGCGCGGCGTGGCGAGGAATTTCTACGCGGTGTTCTGTCCGGACAAGACGGACGAACTCGAGTACATCGACTACAACTATCCGGTGCGCGAATTGCGGATCGAAAAGGGAGCACGGCTCTGGGGCCACAAGGACCCGCGCGTCTCTCCATATCGAGGCACGTTCTTCTGCCCGACAGGTACCCCGCGCGAAATCCTTGGCGTGCACGGCGCCGGCAACCTGCAAACGCACTCGCGCGTGACCGACAAGGTTCTCAACCAGTACGAGGTGCTCGTGACGGTGCCGCACGCGCTGCTTTCGCTCTGCGCGTCAGGCGTCGACACCTGGTCCGAACGCGGCAGGCTGATCGCGGTCGGCGGCGGCGGCTGGCAGTACAAGATTCTGCGGCCGTGGAATTACATGCGCTCCACGACGCCGTTTCCGCAGCGATGA